A single genomic interval of Sander lucioperca isolate FBNREF2018 chromosome 9, SLUC_FBN_1.2, whole genome shotgun sequence harbors:
- the LOC116055088 gene encoding CTD small phosphatase-like protein isoform X2, translating to MDHMSIITQVSNPKEEEIISFNQEKASQSNSSIKKQRSRSIFSTLFCCFRNYNVEPPATNTNTSSLPPPVEENGSPPKPPAKYLLPEMIISDYGKKCVVIDLDETLVHSSFKPISNADFIVPVEIDGTVHQVYVLKRPHVDEFLQKMGELFECVLFTASLAKYADPVADLLDQWGVFRERLFRESCVFHRGNYVKDLSRLGRELSNVIIVDNSPASYIFHPENAVPVQSWFDDMNDTELLDLLPFFEGLSKEEEVYGVLQNLRGR from the exons CGTCCCAGTCGAACAGCAGCATAAAGAAGCAGAGGAGCCGGAGCATCTTCAGCACATTATTTTGCTGCTTCCGCAACTACAATGTGGAGCCTCCAGCTACCAACACCAACACCAGCTCCCTGCCTCCACCTGTTGAGGAGAACGGATCGCCTCCCAAG CCACCAGCCAAATACCTTCTACCAGAGATGATAATATCTGACTATGGCAAAAAGTGTGTGGTGATTGACTTGGATGAAACGCTCGTCCACAGCTCATTCAAG CCCATCAGCAATGCAGATTTTATTGTTCCCGTGGAGATCGATGGTACCGTTCATCAG GTGTATGTGCTGAAACGACCGCACGTGGATGAGTTTCTTCAAAAGATGGGAGAGCTGTTTGAATGTGTGCTCTTTACAGCAAGTCTCGCCAAG TATGCAGACCCTGTGGCAGACCTGCTGGACCAGTGGGGCGTGTTTCGAGAGCGACTTTTTAGAGAATCCTGCGTTTTTCACAGAGGGAACTATGTCAAAGACCTGAGCCGGCTGGGACGAGAGCTCAGCAACGTCATCATTGTTGACAATTCCCCTGCCTCTTACATTTTCCACCCAGAAAATGCT GTCCCTGTCCAATCCTGGTTTGATGATATGAATGACACAGAGCTCCTGGATCTGCTGCCTTTCTTTGAGGGACTCAGCAAAGAAGAAGAGGTTTATGGAGTCCTGCAGAATCTAAGAGGCAGGTAA
- the LOC116055088 gene encoding CTD small phosphatase-like protein isoform X1, with product MDHMSIITQVSNPKEEEIISFNQEKASQSNSSIKKQRSRSIFSTLFCCFRNYNVEPPATNTNTSSLPPPVEENGSPPKCDQVEVVPIPSPPAKYLLPEMIISDYGKKCVVIDLDETLVHSSFKPISNADFIVPVEIDGTVHQVYVLKRPHVDEFLQKMGELFECVLFTASLAKYADPVADLLDQWGVFRERLFRESCVFHRGNYVKDLSRLGRELSNVIIVDNSPASYIFHPENAVPVQSWFDDMNDTELLDLLPFFEGLSKEEEVYGVLQNLRGR from the exons CGTCCCAGTCGAACAGCAGCATAAAGAAGCAGAGGAGCCGGAGCATCTTCAGCACATTATTTTGCTGCTTCCGCAACTACAATGTGGAGCCTCCAGCTACCAACACCAACACCAGCTCCCTGCCTCCACCTGTTGAGGAGAACGGATCGCCTCCCAAG TGTGACCAGGTCGAGGTCGTCCCTATCCCtagt CCACCAGCCAAATACCTTCTACCAGAGATGATAATATCTGACTATGGCAAAAAGTGTGTGGTGATTGACTTGGATGAAACGCTCGTCCACAGCTCATTCAAG CCCATCAGCAATGCAGATTTTATTGTTCCCGTGGAGATCGATGGTACCGTTCATCAG GTGTATGTGCTGAAACGACCGCACGTGGATGAGTTTCTTCAAAAGATGGGAGAGCTGTTTGAATGTGTGCTCTTTACAGCAAGTCTCGCCAAG TATGCAGACCCTGTGGCAGACCTGCTGGACCAGTGGGGCGTGTTTCGAGAGCGACTTTTTAGAGAATCCTGCGTTTTTCACAGAGGGAACTATGTCAAAGACCTGAGCCGGCTGGGACGAGAGCTCAGCAACGTCATCATTGTTGACAATTCCCCTGCCTCTTACATTTTCCACCCAGAAAATGCT GTCCCTGTCCAATCCTGGTTTGATGATATGAATGACACAGAGCTCCTGGATCTGCTGCCTTTCTTTGAGGGACTCAGCAAAGAAGAAGAGGTTTATGGAGTCCTGCAGAATCTAAGAGGCAGGTAA